The following are encoded in a window of Pseudoalteromonas tetraodonis genomic DNA:
- a CDS encoding MFS transporter — MTKSHTHVSSDPLQQIRWLTYMMFFMFAMTSDAVGMIIPELITEFGLSMTQASAFHYAPMALIAFSGLFLGFLADSLGRKKTIMLGLLLFSASCFLFAISSSFIFFIFLLCCIGLAIGLFKTGALALLGDISHSNAEHTKTMNKVEGFFGIGAIVGPALVGVLLVQNVSWTYLYIIAGIMCLILAFLAWRAEYPSVVKSTEKPASLATTMKMIKNPYALGFSLAIALYVATEVAIYVWMPTLLKDYTGSWPLLATYALTIFFILRAAGRFIAVWLLNRYSWQGVMAYLSLGIALCYVGTLVGGVDWAVGLLPLSGLFMSMVYPTLNSKGISCFPVQQHGAVAGVILFFTALSAALAPLFMGMISDYFGHVRYGFYLATGFAIILFLAMLFNYFRDPSASALQESNLITE, encoded by the coding sequence ATGACAAAATCACACACACACGTAAGCAGCGATCCGTTGCAACAAATTCGCTGGCTCACATATATGATGTTTTTTATGTTTGCCATGACCTCCGATGCCGTTGGCATGATCATTCCCGAGCTCATAACTGAATTTGGTTTAAGCATGACCCAAGCCAGCGCATTTCACTATGCGCCTATGGCACTCATTGCCTTTAGCGGATTATTTTTAGGCTTTTTAGCCGATAGCCTCGGGCGTAAAAAAACGATTATGCTTGGGTTATTACTATTTTCTGCGAGTTGCTTTTTATTCGCCATTAGTAGCAGCTTTATATTTTTTATTTTTTTGCTTTGCTGTATTGGCTTAGCTATTGGCTTATTTAAAACCGGCGCTTTAGCGTTATTAGGTGATATTTCTCATAGCAACGCAGAGCACACTAAAACCATGAACAAAGTAGAAGGCTTTTTTGGTATTGGTGCCATTGTTGGGCCTGCACTTGTTGGTGTATTACTGGTACAAAATGTAAGTTGGACTTATTTATATATTATTGCCGGTATTATGTGCTTAATTTTAGCGTTTTTAGCGTGGCGTGCAGAGTATCCGAGCGTTGTTAAAAGCACTGAAAAGCCCGCTTCACTTGCTACCACCATGAAAATGATAAAAAACCCCTACGCGCTTGGCTTTTCGCTCGCCATTGCGCTTTATGTTGCAACCGAGGTTGCCATTTATGTATGGATGCCGACGCTGTTAAAAGACTACACGGGCTCTTGGCCCCTTTTGGCAACCTATGCACTCACCATATTTTTTATACTGCGTGCCGCAGGGCGTTTTATTGCGGTGTGGTTATTAAACCGCTATAGCTGGCAAGGTGTTATGGCTTACTTAAGTTTAGGTATTGCACTATGTTATGTGGGTACTTTAGTCGGTGGCGTTGATTGGGCTGTTGGTTTATTGCCGCTTTCAGGGTTATTTATGTCGATGGTTTACCCGACCTTAAACTCCAAAGGAATATCGTGCTTCCCGGTACAACAACATGGCGCAGTTGCTGGGGTTATATTATTTTTCACTGCACTTTCAGCCGCATTAGCACCTTTATTTATGGGTATGATCAGCGATTACTTTGGTCATGTACGTTATGGTTTTTATCTTGCAACCGGCTTTGCCATTATTTTATTTTTAGCGATGCTTTTTAACTATTTCCGTGACCCATCAGCCAGCGCTTTACAAGAGAGCAACCTAATAACTGAGTAA
- the gtfA gene encoding sucrose phosphorylase has translation MMKNKVQLITYADRITGQDINALTTLLHGPLEGVFGGVHLLPFYNPIDGSDAGFDPIDHSEVDSRIGTWDDIKALGKDHDLMADLIVNHVSAQSFQFQDVLAKGKASEFWDLFLTKEDVFPNGMSEAEQQAIYRPRPGSCFTPMKCGDGQTYDFWTTFTDNQIDINVKVEAGIAYLNNVLTKFSANNVNIIRLDAAGYAIKQAGTNCFMLDETFGYLDNLSKQANDLGMETIAEIHSHYQTQVDVAKRVNMVYDFALPPLILHSLFNNNADALLKWLKISPRNCLTVLDTHDGIGIIDAGPMGEKPGLLNAEQIDNLVETMHANSNNQSRQATGAAASNVDLYQVNCTYYNALGANDFDYLLSRAIQFFAPGVPQVYYGGLFACENDMELLAKTNVGRDINRPYLNAAKIEQALNKPVVKGLIELIKMRNEHPAFAGEFSAQGGASVCCLMWKLEQQSISLRIDFASRTALITQLNGTQESTLNLQSLLA, from the coding sequence ATGATGAAGAATAAAGTTCAATTGATCACATACGCTGATCGAATTACTGGCCAAGATATAAATGCACTTACCACTCTTTTACATGGCCCATTAGAGGGCGTTTTTGGTGGTGTGCACTTATTGCCATTTTATAACCCAATTGATGGCAGCGATGCAGGCTTTGACCCGATTGATCATAGTGAAGTTGATTCTCGAATCGGTACTTGGGACGACATAAAGGCACTCGGTAAAGACCATGATTTAATGGCTGATCTCATAGTGAACCATGTGTCGGCGCAATCTTTTCAGTTTCAAGATGTACTGGCTAAAGGTAAAGCGTCAGAATTTTGGGATTTATTTTTAACCAAAGAGGACGTGTTCCCCAATGGCATGAGCGAGGCTGAGCAGCAAGCTATTTACCGTCCACGCCCAGGCAGTTGTTTTACGCCAATGAAATGCGGTGATGGTCAAACGTATGATTTTTGGACCACTTTTACCGATAATCAAATTGATATAAACGTAAAAGTAGAGGCAGGAATTGCGTATTTAAATAATGTACTTACTAAGTTCTCTGCTAACAACGTTAATATTATTCGTTTAGATGCAGCGGGTTATGCCATTAAGCAGGCGGGTACTAATTGTTTTATGCTAGATGAAACGTTTGGCTACTTAGATAACTTATCAAAGCAAGCCAACGATTTAGGCATGGAAACCATTGCAGAAATTCATAGCCATTATCAAACACAAGTAGATGTAGCTAAGCGCGTTAATATGGTTTATGACTTTGCGTTGCCACCACTTATTCTACATAGCTTGTTTAATAACAATGCGGATGCATTACTCAAATGGCTAAAAATATCGCCGCGTAATTGTTTAACGGTACTAGACACCCATGATGGCATAGGCATAATTGATGCAGGCCCAATGGGCGAAAAACCAGGCTTATTAAATGCAGAACAAATTGATAACCTAGTAGAAACCATGCATGCAAATAGTAACAATCAAAGCCGCCAAGCAACAGGCGCGGCTGCCAGTAATGTCGACTTATATCAAGTAAACTGTACTTATTACAATGCATTAGGCGCTAATGATTTTGACTATTTGCTGTCGCGAGCAATTCAATTTTTTGCGCCAGGTGTACCGCAAGTTTATTACGGCGGCTTATTTGCCTGTGAAAACGATATGGAACTGTTAGCAAAAACCAATGTTGGCCGTGATATAAATCGCCCATATTTGAACGCGGCTAAAATAGAGCAAGCCCTTAATAAACCGGTAGTAAAAGGGCTCATAGAGCTAATTAAAATGCGTAATGAACATCCCGCATTTGCAGGTGAATTTTCGGCTCAAGGCGGCGCAAGTGTTTGCTGTTTAATGTGGAAGCTTGAACAACAATCAATTTCTTTGAGGATTGACTTTGCAAGCCGTACTGCACTTATTACGCAGCTTAATGGCACTCAAGAAAGCACTCTAAACTTACAAAGTTTATTGGCTTAA
- a CDS encoding LacI family DNA-binding transcriptional regulator: protein MSKPTRWTLKSIAKELGVSNATVSNAFNRPDQLSAKRREAILKACKELGYYGPNKAAQSLRSGTFNIVALVLPDSVEYMVSDPVASSFMRGVTSVLEKNNINVLLFSGNSDNLNSVVDFVDGFICYGRPRNKALVEQLKTVSKHVVTVDFDIARNASINVNNEQASYEIAKHVLHNQDDKVAILGLRLLDENVLCRVYEHHEFETGQSISHQRLRGYQRALSEANITVADDRIWNIPESSERFANIAAKEVLTASPRPNVIICMSDLIALATMREAIKQGIKIGSELRIVGFDGIEEAARFVPRLTTIHQNSQEKGVMAANLFISKEEKQYEVGYALDIGASS, encoded by the coding sequence ATGAGTAAACCCACCCGCTGGACATTAAAGAGTATTGCCAAAGAATTAGGTGTGTCTAATGCTACGGTATCAAATGCATTTAATCGCCCGGATCAACTCTCTGCTAAACGCCGCGAAGCCATACTTAAAGCGTGCAAAGAGCTGGGGTATTATGGCCCTAATAAAGCGGCGCAATCTTTGCGAAGTGGCACGTTTAATATTGTTGCATTAGTCCTTCCTGATAGCGTGGAATACATGGTATCAGACCCTGTTGCGAGCAGTTTTATGCGGGGAGTAACCTCGGTACTTGAAAAAAATAATATTAATGTTTTATTGTTTTCAGGCAACAGTGACAACCTCAACAGCGTTGTTGATTTTGTCGATGGTTTTATTTGTTATGGTCGCCCGCGCAATAAAGCACTAGTAGAGCAACTAAAAACAGTCTCTAAACATGTGGTGACGGTTGATTTTGACATTGCCCGTAACGCCTCAATTAATGTTAATAACGAGCAAGCCAGTTATGAAATAGCCAAACATGTTTTGCATAATCAAGATGATAAAGTGGCTATATTAGGTTTAAGATTACTTGATGAAAATGTATTGTGCCGGGTATACGAACATCACGAATTTGAAACTGGCCAATCTATTTCGCATCAACGTTTGCGTGGCTATCAACGCGCCTTAAGTGAGGCCAATATAACGGTTGCCGATGACCGCATTTGGAATATTCCTGAAAGCAGTGAGCGCTTTGCAAATATTGCCGCAAAAGAGGTATTAACAGCCTCTCCTCGCCCTAACGTGATTATATGCATGAGCGATTTAATTGCCCTTGCCACCATGCGAGAAGCCATAAAACAAGGGATAAAAATAGGCAGTGAGCTGCGTATTGTGGGGTTTGATGGCATAGAAGAAGCCGCTCGTTTTGTACCTCGCCTCACTACAATTCATCAAAATAGCCAAGAAAAGGGCGTTATGGCTGCTAACTTATTTATTTCTAAAGAAGAAAAACAATATGAAGTAGGTTACGCACTCGATATTGGTGCAAGTAGCTAA
- a CDS encoding AraC family transcriptional regulator, with protein sequence MHTSQLNKKRQQLDVLIENKVTFAADNSELSIYDTYKSAQKVALHSNELLFCAMLSGKKIMHVESSQYHKAFLPHESFVLAPEQGVLIDFPHASLNAPTTCLAIEISTDKITNVANALNMQQSFANDALFEYNPNLVHTQHNTQTQQLLERMVHLFSEQGAERHYLIDLSLNELITRLLQQQSRDLLLANCDKLRLKSNVSDALHYIEEHLSENLDINTLCKITCMSRSKFYQQFKLAFGTSPALWQQQLRLKKARTLLLEGHAISKVCYDLGFNSASHFSRLFKQTFGIAPKACRH encoded by the coding sequence ATGCACACATCTCAGTTAAATAAAAAACGCCAACAACTTGATGTACTGATTGAAAACAAAGTGACCTTTGCTGCCGATAACTCCGAGCTAAGTATTTACGATACCTATAAAAGTGCGCAAAAAGTGGCGTTGCACTCAAACGAATTACTGTTTTGTGCCATGCTCAGTGGTAAAAAAATAATGCATGTTGAGAGCAGTCAATACCACAAAGCGTTTTTACCACATGAATCGTTTGTATTAGCACCTGAGCAAGGCGTACTAATTGATTTTCCGCATGCATCCTTAAACGCACCCACCACCTGTTTAGCCATTGAAATAAGCACCGATAAAATAACCAATGTGGCTAATGCGCTTAATATGCAGCAAAGTTTTGCAAACGATGCCTTGTTTGAATACAACCCTAATTTAGTGCATACCCAACATAATACTCAAACGCAGCAATTATTAGAGCGCATGGTGCATTTATTTAGTGAGCAAGGCGCCGAGCGACACTACTTAATTGATTTATCGTTAAACGAATTGATCACCCGTTTATTACAACAACAGAGCCGTGATTTATTGCTGGCAAACTGCGATAAGCTGCGCCTAAAAAGTAACGTGAGTGATGCACTGCATTATATTGAGGAGCATTTAAGCGAAAACCTCGATATAAACACCCTTTGCAAAATAACCTGTATGAGTCGTAGTAAGTTTTACCAGCAATTTAAACTTGCTTTTGGTACTAGCCCTGCACTTTGGCAGCAACAACTTAGGCTTAAAAAAGCCCGCACGCTTTTATTAGAAGGCCACGCTATAAGCAAGGTGTGCTACGATCTGGGTTTTAATAGCGCCAGTCATTTTAGTCGTTTATTTAAGCAAACTTTTGGTATTGCACCAAAAGCGTGTCGCCACTAA
- the exaC gene encoding acetaldehyde dehydrogenase ExaC: MIYANPGSADALVTFKQQYGNYIGGEWVAPVNGQYFDNISPVNGKVFCKVPRSDKDDINLALDKAHAVKTQWGTTSVAERSNILLKIADRIEQNLELLAVAETWDNGKAIRETLAADIPLAADHFRYFAGCLRAQEGSIGEIDETTVAYHFHEPLGVVGQIIPWNFPLLMAAWKLAPALAAGNCVILKPAEQTPASILVLMEIIGDLLPGGVLNVVNGFGKEAGEALATSTRIAKIAFTGSTPVGSHILKCAAENIIPSTVELGGKSPNIFFSDVMEKDDSYLDKAIEGAILAYFNQGEVCTCPSRLFIQEDIYEQFIERILKRTKQIKRGNPLDSETMVGAQASKAQFDKILSYIEIGKEEGAEVLTGGHVEQLSDELNGGYYIQPTLLKGRNDMRVFQEEIFGPVISMSTFKDEAEALELANSSEFGLGAGVWSRNMNRAYHFGRKIEAGRVWTNCYHMYPAHAAFGGYKKSGIGRETHKLALDHYQQTKNLLVSYSEDPLGFF; this comes from the coding sequence ATGATTTACGCAAACCCAGGTTCAGCAGACGCACTCGTCACATTTAAACAGCAGTATGGTAATTACATTGGCGGCGAGTGGGTTGCCCCAGTCAACGGCCAGTACTTTGATAATATAAGCCCAGTAAATGGCAAGGTATTTTGTAAAGTACCGCGCTCAGATAAAGACGACATAAACCTTGCACTCGACAAAGCCCATGCAGTAAAAACCCAGTGGGGCACCACCTCAGTCGCCGAGCGCAGCAATATACTATTAAAAATTGCCGACCGAATTGAACAAAACTTAGAGTTACTTGCTGTGGCCGAAACATGGGATAACGGCAAAGCGATTCGCGAAACCCTTGCCGCTGATATTCCACTAGCCGCCGATCACTTTCGTTACTTTGCAGGCTGCCTGCGTGCTCAAGAGGGCAGCATTGGCGAAATAGACGAAACCACGGTGGCGTATCATTTTCATGAGCCACTAGGCGTTGTAGGACAAATTATTCCGTGGAACTTTCCATTATTAATGGCCGCATGGAAATTAGCGCCTGCACTTGCAGCGGGTAACTGTGTAATATTAAAACCCGCCGAGCAAACACCTGCCTCAATCTTGGTGTTAATGGAAATTATTGGCGATTTACTGCCAGGAGGTGTTTTAAATGTGGTAAACGGCTTTGGTAAAGAAGCAGGTGAAGCACTGGCAACCAGTACGCGCATTGCTAAAATTGCTTTTACAGGCTCAACTCCTGTGGGCTCACATATTTTAAAATGTGCAGCTGAAAATATTATTCCTTCAACGGTAGAGCTTGGGGGGAAATCACCTAATATCTTCTTTAGCGATGTTATGGAAAAAGACGACTCATACCTAGATAAAGCAATTGAAGGTGCCATTCTTGCCTACTTTAACCAAGGTGAAGTATGTACTTGTCCATCACGCTTGTTCATTCAAGAAGATATTTATGAGCAATTTATAGAACGTATTTTAAAACGTACTAAACAAATTAAACGTGGCAACCCGCTTGATAGCGAAACCATGGTAGGCGCACAAGCCTCTAAAGCCCAGTTTGATAAAATTTTAAGCTACATTGAAATTGGTAAAGAAGAAGGTGCTGAAGTATTAACTGGCGGCCATGTTGAGCAATTAAGCGACGAGCTAAACGGCGGGTATTACATTCAACCTACACTATTAAAAGGGCGTAATGATATGCGCGTGTTCCAAGAAGAAATTTTTGGCCCCGTTATTTCAATGTCGACCTTTAAAGACGAAGCCGAAGCACTTGAACTGGCTAACAGCTCAGAATTTGGTTTAGGCGCAGGGGTATGGAGCCGTAATATGAATCGTGCTTATCACTTTGGTCGCAAAATAGAAGCAGGTCGTGTATGGACTAATTGTTACCATATGTACCCAGCACATGCAGCGTTTGGCGGTTATAAAAAGTCTGGTATAGGCCGCGAAACTCACAAACTCGCGCTTGATCATTACCAACAAACTAAAAACTTGCTAGTAAGTTACAGCGAAGATCCGCTTGGCTTTTTTTAA
- a CDS encoding DUF998 domain-containing protein has product MFETIAIYSGLIATLWIFIGVYVASRFYEGYSHSKQFCSELGATGSPTEKLSPLINNYPLGFLFCFFGWYLAQLANVSILVNIVGWLVIVHGIGTWVAGYFPMDADPFTKHPTFSCKVHSWAGFIMLLSLVVAPILIAISPTTEITPLYFRVFSIVSVIATVYYLFAMAKAIKLQSNPGSYQRISYGIQLSWLSVFSIVLM; this is encoded by the coding sequence ATGTTTGAAACGATTGCGATTTATTCAGGGTTAATAGCCACATTATGGATTTTCATTGGTGTTTATGTAGCAAGTCGGTTTTATGAAGGTTACAGTCATTCTAAACAATTTTGTAGTGAATTAGGTGCAACGGGAAGCCCAACTGAAAAACTGTCACCGCTAATTAATAATTATCCTTTAGGTTTTCTATTTTGCTTTTTTGGCTGGTATTTGGCGCAATTGGCTAATGTTTCTATATTGGTTAATATTGTTGGTTGGTTAGTTATTGTGCATGGTATTGGTACCTGGGTTGCGGGTTATTTTCCTATGGATGCTGACCCATTTACTAAACATCCAACTTTTAGCTGCAAGGTTCACTCTTGGGCTGGTTTTATTATGTTACTTTCGCTGGTTGTAGCACCAATATTAATAGCTATTAGTCCAACCACAGAAATTACTCCTTTATACTTTCGTGTTTTTTCAATTGTTTCTGTTATCGCCACAGTTTATTATCTGTTTGCTATGGCTAAAGCAATAAAACTACAAAGTAACCCTGGTAGCTATCAACGTATCTCTTATGGTATCCAATTAAGTTGGTTAAGTGTTTTTTCAATAGTGTTAATGTAA
- a CDS encoding GNAT family N-acetyltransferase produces MNICETQRLLIRQFSIDDVPALSEILNDDEVMKYSIRGVCDEAATGEFIKWCLQCYGSYGLGPWALIDKNSNLLIGFCGVSPQSVAGNEEPNLGYRLAVDFWNKGLACEAAKGVLKYVFTQTTHQSVVVIIEPEHIASLKVAKKIGFTDYSTHEFHGRTVQLYRLTKAQWSNSLV; encoded by the coding sequence GTGAACATTTGTGAAACCCAAAGGTTGCTTATTCGGCAGTTTTCAATTGATGATGTGCCGGCATTAAGTGAAATTCTTAATGACGATGAAGTGATGAAATACTCAATTCGTGGTGTGTGCGATGAAGCCGCAACTGGTGAATTTATAAAGTGGTGTTTACAATGCTACGGATCATACGGTTTGGGCCCATGGGCACTAATAGATAAAAACAGTAACCTACTTATAGGGTTTTGTGGTGTTTCTCCACAAAGTGTCGCGGGTAACGAAGAGCCTAATTTAGGGTATCGATTAGCGGTCGATTTTTGGAATAAAGGCTTAGCCTGCGAAGCGGCTAAAGGTGTTTTAAAGTATGTGTTTACGCAAACTACTCATCAATCGGTCGTTGTTATTATTGAACCTGAGCATATTGCGTCATTGAAAGTAGCAAAGAAAATTGGCTTTACAGACTACAGTACTCATGAATTTCATGGTCGTACCGTACAGTTATATCGATTAACTAAGGCGCAGTGGAGTAACTCACTTGTTTAA
- a CDS encoding S41 family peptidase, whose product MNIKTKIVSRTLLSALLITPTLSMAELAVTPQTPEQWRSVTDRDIEAAYSISAKNHPGMFDVNNPVFPELLKQAKAEALALSAKASGPQVHVAAIARFSTVLQDGHAGVFSSVERPARRWPGFSAVWRGDALKVYYSETDNINKGDVISGCDRQSTETLMRQRVFKFHGQVTQPGHWWQQGWRLLIDEGNPFLTPLKECQFVKANGQAYSKTLDWSVRPKSVSKHLTHAYNGDELTTDLTWPAQNIAWIAMPSFANNDKQTHDYNNLYKKVTDQRSKLLSAKTVVLDLRHNQGGSSYWSLKLAKALWGEQVVEQKMDNYSKNSRVWWRASKDNTSHVKSLIEVLKDQPKAQKEFKEIAAGMAQSLENNKLFYIEEPQSKPNQSDSTVPESDFKTQVFVIVPPQCASACLDAIDVFKQFSNTQLFGAPSSADSLYMDVRLAELPSGLGKVIVPNKVYVNRARGKGDYYKPDIAYNDIDWTTDKLLEKIKQL is encoded by the coding sequence ATGAACATAAAAACAAAAATAGTTAGCCGTACTTTATTGAGTGCTTTATTAATTACGCCTACCTTGAGCATGGCAGAATTAGCAGTTACTCCTCAAACACCAGAGCAATGGCGCAGTGTTACTGATCGTGATATTGAAGCTGCTTACAGTATTTCGGCAAAAAACCACCCCGGTATGTTTGATGTTAACAACCCAGTCTTTCCTGAGCTATTAAAGCAAGCAAAAGCAGAAGCACTTGCACTGTCTGCCAAAGCGAGCGGGCCGCAGGTTCATGTTGCGGCAATTGCGCGTTTTAGTACTGTGCTACAAGATGGTCATGCAGGTGTGTTTTCAAGCGTTGAACGACCTGCTCGTCGTTGGCCAGGTTTTAGTGCCGTTTGGCGGGGTGATGCATTAAAAGTGTATTACAGTGAAACAGATAATATAAATAAAGGTGATGTGATAAGTGGTTGCGATAGGCAAAGTACCGAGACGTTAATGCGACAAAGAGTGTTTAAATTTCATGGACAGGTTACACAACCTGGGCATTGGTGGCAGCAAGGTTGGCGGTTACTAATTGATGAGGGCAACCCATTTTTAACACCTCTAAAAGAATGTCAATTTGTTAAAGCCAATGGGCAAGCTTACAGTAAAACCCTTGATTGGTCTGTTCGGCCAAAGAGTGTAAGTAAGCATTTAACACATGCCTATAATGGGGATGAGCTTACAACCGATTTAACTTGGCCTGCGCAAAACATAGCGTGGATTGCTATGCCCAGTTTTGCAAATAACGATAAGCAAACTCATGATTACAATAACTTGTATAAAAAAGTGACTGATCAACGTTCTAAGTTACTCAGTGCAAAAACGGTGGTTTTAGATCTTCGTCATAACCAAGGTGGCTCGTCGTATTGGAGCTTAAAGCTTGCAAAAGCGTTGTGGGGTGAGCAAGTTGTTGAACAAAAAATGGATAACTACTCAAAAAATAGCCGAGTTTGGTGGAGAGCGTCAAAAGATAATACTAGCCATGTTAAATCATTAATTGAAGTGTTGAAAGATCAACCTAAAGCACAAAAAGAGTTTAAAGAAATAGCTGCAGGTATGGCGCAGTCACTTGAAAATAATAAGCTATTTTACATCGAAGAGCCGCAAAGTAAACCAAACCAAAGCGATAGCACGGTGCCAGAGAGTGACTTTAAAACACAGGTTTTTGTTATTGTGCCGCCACAGTGTGCAAGTGCGTGTCTTGATGCCATTGATGTATTTAAGCAGTTTTCAAACACTCAGTTATTTGGCGCGCCAAGCAGTGCTGACTCACTGTATATGGATGTTCGATTAGCTGAGTTACCCTCAGGTTTAGGTAAAGTGATAGTGCCTAATAAAGTGTATGTGAATAGAGCAAGAGGAAAGGGCGATTATTATAAACCCGATATTGCCTATAACGATATTGATTGGACAACCGATAAGCTATTAGAAAAAATTAAACAGTTATAA